Proteins encoded in a region of the Mycobacterium branderi genome:
- a CDS encoding phage tail tape measure protein → MPVFLDVKSRLDVAAAQLAAREAKAIFTKAGDDIGRGLGGSLSKALSVIDGSAARASLRGLQDEYRATAAAEEAAAAKMMRSMGQVEVAQKRLSEITAKYGADSSKAAAANVALADSHARAAKAQRDHADAMVATEGAAAKLSTTSRAASDTVSRAGQVFNAVGVASVAGLGFAMVDTTKKAADFQQAMTKLHASAGLPAQDLKTASDGILKLAGQVGYSAGELSEGMYTITKAGYSAADGLKVLQAAAQGANAEQAPLPEVVNALTTSLQDFHVPADQAAKVMSQMVTAVGESKVPLQEFAGALHTIEPTAAQLHLSLADVWGTLAQITQSGTSADQAADQINNAMRALSGAQAPARQAMQQWGIDADDVSQKLGGPNGRGLAGTMQYLYNTLAQKVDPSTKLLNTGDVLKSAQAVNDMNEMLTKMSPAARQAAEALHNHTIAHREYQMVVRKSNEQDATQLKQYQALDDKVEGFSKRLTGGRQTLETLNQALNEVTGTMSGAAVALQTTGAHTDEVNGKIKAIAETTQEADGTVKGFHESQETLNAKMRDAKAAFSAAAIEMGNVFVPVATDVANIAKTIGDTMAQHPAIMHAVIDALGALGGAWLAIKAANIVSSILQPIVGALGTMVAEEDAATAAAGRLGGALSNLGKFGALGIGAQLGGNALQHATEGNSFLHGAAVVGTDAATGAATGAMIASVVPGIGTGVGGVVGGLVGGGIGLYHQLAGHAGGGPLRASGPKGKDSALFWGADGEHVLTADDVDAMGGHSAVYAFRDALHRQYGGAIGPDVAAAASMVGTPYSQASRHDCSGMVARVICRTLGLPESSLPSTVNMGQWLASLGFRPGIGGPGAISVGWYDHGGGNAGHAAMTLSDGENAESGGSHGNFLVGGGAAGATSSQFDHHMFLPIGNLQGPAGYGGGGFGGYGGGGFGGGIGGFGGSGGVPAGSTPGVGPSGEPGYYTPSPAKVDAANNRYLKAQERLTEAKEREAEVSQKTNAKQSERDRAHNQVTDAERELAAAQRNLAKAQQGTFHRMSSRSGGAGGLGGLQFGAPLAEGFGLSGGIKGLGEWIVTFLADLAIGPIEGAMLGNALRSGDSGFGAPGGYADLGDYGTPLPTAAAAGGGAAPATPAAYTGGDFSGSSAPTAASSADQSTAPASTPSAAPHESVNYKDWYPNTAPPPAGDWLLPPVGGRPGIQGRSGANPPPPFSYKDWYPGSPDIGHNPPPVHFRGLNGPQDGGFADFVRQHPELANRRPTYNTLPGQPIFTPPIAPPQGRPPDPGLGSLLGAPGFATGGPVGTDTIPAWLTPGEHVFDADDVRAMGGQDAVYAFRNALHRNHGGAVYLVGGGDPTQPPPPTPKPPAAPQQKSGGQPHLPVGAPKSPGPGNKGTQASEVSAEDRSAHTPEGVAKPGASQRLPGQDLPPSPGLGFSGGIIGGLEGAATQAAAMGADMGTFGGAGGAVSSAMNIGFQDLNRTAGYLGQLGGIAAEGVLGTLIPADSPLSDWGNTLPGKILKGISGVRPAQPNSAGQTQPPLAPTGGDDVHNGDRIGSQLNLHGPVTVQANNADEFHQSLAAGLSSAQRQNPAPMRVPR, encoded by the coding sequence GTGCCAGTTTTCCTCGACGTCAAGTCGCGGCTCGACGTAGCCGCCGCCCAGTTGGCCGCCCGCGAAGCCAAAGCGATATTCACCAAAGCCGGTGACGACATCGGCCGAGGACTCGGCGGATCGCTGTCCAAGGCGCTGTCGGTCATCGACGGCAGCGCAGCCCGCGCCTCCCTGCGCGGTTTGCAGGACGAATACCGCGCCACCGCGGCGGCCGAAGAAGCGGCCGCGGCGAAGATGATGCGCTCGATGGGCCAAGTGGAAGTGGCCCAAAAGCGCCTCAGTGAGATCACCGCGAAATACGGCGCCGACAGCAGCAAGGCTGCGGCGGCCAACGTCGCGCTCGCCGACTCGCACGCCCGCGCAGCGAAAGCCCAGCGCGACCACGCCGACGCGATGGTGGCTACCGAAGGCGCAGCCGCCAAGCTGTCGACCACGAGCCGCGCGGCCAGCGACACGGTCAGCCGTGCCGGGCAGGTTTTCAACGCGGTCGGGGTCGCCTCGGTGGCCGGGCTTGGTTTCGCGATGGTCGACACCACGAAGAAGGCGGCCGATTTTCAGCAGGCGATGACGAAACTGCATGCCTCGGCCGGCCTTCCAGCACAGGACTTGAAAACCGCCTCCGACGGCATTCTGAAGCTGGCCGGCCAAGTCGGCTACAGCGCCGGTGAGCTGTCCGAGGGCATGTACACCATCACCAAGGCCGGATACTCGGCCGCCGACGGGCTCAAGGTGTTGCAGGCCGCGGCGCAGGGCGCCAACGCGGAGCAGGCGCCGCTGCCCGAGGTCGTCAACGCGCTGACGACGTCGCTGCAGGACTTCCACGTCCCGGCCGACCAGGCGGCGAAAGTCATGTCGCAGATGGTGACCGCGGTCGGCGAATCCAAGGTTCCCTTGCAGGAATTCGCGGGCGCGCTACACACGATTGAGCCGACCGCCGCCCAACTGCACCTCTCATTGGCTGATGTGTGGGGGACGCTGGCGCAGATCACCCAGTCTGGTACGTCGGCGGATCAGGCCGCGGATCAAATCAACAACGCGATGCGCGCCCTGTCCGGGGCGCAAGCTCCGGCGCGGCAGGCGATGCAGCAGTGGGGGATTGACGCAGACGACGTGTCGCAGAAGCTCGGCGGACCGAACGGGCGCGGCCTGGCGGGCACGATGCAATACCTCTACAACACGCTCGCCCAGAAGGTAGACCCGTCGACAAAGCTGCTCAACACCGGCGATGTGCTCAAGAGCGCGCAAGCGGTCAACGACATGAACGAGATGCTGACCAAGATGTCGCCGGCCGCGAGGCAGGCCGCTGAGGCGTTGCACAACCACACAATTGCGCACCGCGAATACCAGATGGTTGTTCGTAAGTCGAACGAGCAGGACGCGACGCAGCTCAAGCAATACCAGGCGCTCGACGACAAGGTCGAAGGCTTCAGCAAGCGGCTAACCGGCGGCCGGCAGACCCTGGAGACGCTGAACCAGGCACTCAACGAAGTGACCGGAACAATGTCCGGCGCCGCGGTCGCGCTGCAAACCACCGGAGCGCACACCGACGAGGTCAACGGCAAGATCAAAGCGATCGCCGAGACCACCCAGGAGGCGGACGGAACGGTCAAGGGATTCCACGAATCCCAGGAAACTCTCAACGCGAAAATGCGTGACGCGAAGGCCGCGTTCAGTGCTGCCGCGATCGAGATGGGCAACGTGTTCGTCCCGGTCGCAACCGATGTCGCCAACATCGCCAAGACGATCGGCGACACGATGGCCCAGCACCCCGCCATCATGCACGCAGTCATTGACGCGCTCGGCGCGCTCGGCGGTGCATGGTTGGCGATCAAGGCGGCCAACATCGTCAGCAGCATCCTGCAGCCGATCGTCGGAGCGCTCGGCACGATGGTGGCCGAGGAAGACGCCGCGACCGCTGCCGCCGGGCGGCTCGGCGGTGCGCTGTCGAATCTGGGCAAGTTCGGCGCCCTCGGTATCGGGGCACAGTTGGGCGGCAACGCGCTCCAACACGCCACCGAAGGCAACAGCTTCCTGCATGGAGCCGCAGTCGTCGGCACAGACGCCGCAACCGGGGCAGCTACCGGCGCGATGATCGCCTCAGTGGTGCCCGGCATCGGAACGGGCGTGGGCGGCGTCGTCGGCGGCCTGGTCGGCGGCGGCATAGGGCTCTACCACCAGCTCGCCGGCCACGCCGGTGGCGGCCCGCTGCGGGCGTCCGGGCCGAAAGGCAAAGACTCGGCGCTGTTTTGGGGCGCCGACGGCGAACACGTGCTCACCGCCGACGACGTGGACGCGATGGGCGGCCACAGTGCCGTCTACGCCTTCCGTGACGCGCTGCACCGCCAATACGGGGGGGCCATCGGTCCCGACGTGGCCGCTGCGGCGTCGATGGTCGGCACCCCCTACAGCCAAGCCAGTCGGCACGACTGCTCCGGAATGGTCGCGCGGGTCATCTGCCGCACCCTCGGACTGCCCGAATCCAGTCTGCCGTCGACGGTGAACATGGGTCAGTGGCTGGCGTCGCTGGGTTTCCGGCCCGGAATCGGCGGACCCGGCGCCATCAGCGTGGGCTGGTACGACCACGGCGGCGGCAACGCCGGCCACGCCGCCATGACCCTCTCCGATGGAGAGAACGCCGAATCCGGCGGCAGCCACGGCAATTTCCTCGTCGGCGGCGGCGCCGCGGGCGCGACGAGCTCACAGTTCGACCATCACATGTTCCTGCCGATCGGCAACCTGCAAGGCCCAGCCGGATACGGCGGCGGCGGCTTCGGAGGCTACGGCGGCGGTGGATTCGGCGGCGGCATCGGCGGTTTCGGCGGCAGCGGCGGTGTCCCGGCCGGATCCACACCCGGCGTCGGGCCCAGCGGAGAACCCGGCTACTACACGCCCAGCCCCGCCAAGGTCGACGCCGCCAACAACCGCTACCTGAAGGCCCAGGAGCGGCTCACCGAAGCCAAAGAGCGCGAGGCCGAGGTCAGCCAGAAAACCAACGCCAAGCAGTCCGAACGCGACCGCGCCCACAACCAGGTCACCGACGCCGAACGCGAACTGGCTGCCGCGCAACGCAACCTCGCCAAAGCACAACAGGGCACCTTCCACCGCATGAGCAGCCGCAGCGGCGGCGCGGGTGGTTTAGGCGGTCTGCAGTTCGGCGCCCCGCTCGCTGAAGGCTTCGGCCTGTCCGGCGGCATCAAGGGGCTGGGGGAGTGGATCGTCACCTTCCTGGCCGACCTGGCGATCGGCCCGATCGAGGGCGCGATGCTCGGCAACGCACTACGCAGCGGCGACAGCGGTTTCGGCGCGCCGGGCGGTTACGCCGACCTCGGCGACTACGGCACACCACTGCCGACAGCCGCCGCGGCCGGCGGCGGCGCAGCGCCGGCCACACCAGCCGCGTATACCGGCGGTGATTTCAGCGGCTCGAGCGCGCCCACGGCGGCCAGCAGCGCCGACCAATCCACCGCACCAGCGAGCACGCCTTCGGCTGCACCGCACGAATCGGTGAACTACAAGGACTGGTACCCCAACACGGCGCCACCACCGGCCGGCGATTGGCTGCTCCCCCCCGTCGGTGGCCGGCCCGGAATCCAGGGCCGCTCCGGCGCCAACCCGCCGCCCCCATTCAGCTACAAAGACTGGTACCCGGGCAGCCCAGACATCGGCCACAACCCGCCGCCGGTCCACTTCCGCGGCTTGAACGGCCCGCAAGACGGAGGCTTCGCCGATTTCGTGCGCCAGCACCCCGAGCTGGCGAACCGGCGCCCGACGTACAACACGCTTCCCGGCCAGCCGATCTTCACCCCCCCGATCGCGCCACCCCAGGGCCGGCCACCGGACCCGGGCTTAGGTTCGTTGCTGGGCGCTCCCGGTTTCGCTACGGGCGGCCCGGTCGGCACCGACACCATTCCCGCATGGCTCACCCCCGGCGAGCACGTATTCGACGCCGACGACGTGCGCGCGATGGGCGGCCAGGACGCGGTCTATGCGTTCCGTAATGCCCTGCATCGCAATCACGGTGGTGCGGTCTATTTGGTCGGCGGCGGTGACCCGACGCAGCCGCCGCCGCCGACGCCGAAACCACCGGCCGCGCCGCAACAGAAGTCAGGCGGGCAGCCTCATTTGCCGGTCGGCGCGCCGAAATCGCCGGGCCCGGGCAACAAAGGCACCCAGGCCAGCGAAGTGTCGGCCGAGGACCGCTCCGCGCACACCCCGGAAGGTGTCGCCAAACCCGGCGCATCCCAGCGGCTTCCCGGCCAAGACCTGCCCCCCTCGCCGGGGCTCGGTTTCTCCGGCGGCATCATCGGCGGCCTCGAAGGCGCGGCCACCCAGGCCGCCGCGATGGGCGCCGACATGGGCACCTTCGGCGGCGCCGGCGGCGCCGTCTCCTCAGCGATGAACATCGGCTTCCAGGACTTGAACCGCACCGCCGGCTACCTCGGCCAGTTGGGCGGCATCGCCGCCGAAGGCGTCCTCGGCACCCTCATCCCGGCCGACAGCCCGCTATCCGATTGGGGAAACACGCTTCCCGGGAAAATCCTTAAAGGCATCTCCGGTGTGCGCCCAGCCCAACCCAACAGCGCCGGCCAAACCCAGCCACCGCTGGCACCGACCGGGGGCGACGACGTCCACAACGGTGACCGGATCGGCTCGCAGCTCAACCTGCACGGCCCGGTGACGGTGCAGGCCAACAACGCCGACGAATTCCACCAATCCCTGGCCGCCGGCTTGAGCAGCGCGCAGCGGCAGAATCCGGCGCCGATGCGGGTGCCGCGATGA